A portion of the Cyanobium sp. PCC 7001 genome contains these proteins:
- a CDS encoding MgPME-cyclase complex family protein → MTTYHFVAASEPFLTVEEPLEEVLRERVRNYGEKGKAIDFWLVRRPAFLEAPALAADSASVPRPAAAVVSTDEKFITFLKLRLEFVLVGRFESPSEAIPDALASLD, encoded by the coding sequence ATGACCACCTACCACTTCGTTGCCGCCAGCGAGCCGTTCCTCACCGTGGAGGAGCCGCTGGAGGAGGTGCTGCGGGAGCGGGTGCGGAACTACGGCGAGAAGGGCAAGGCGATCGACTTCTGGCTCGTGCGCCGGCCCGCCTTTCTGGAGGCGCCGGCCCTCGCGGCCGACAGTGCCTCGGTGCCCAGACCGGCGGCGGCGGTGGTGTCCACCGACGAGAAGTTCATCACCTTTCTGAAGCTGCGCCTGGAGTTCGTGCTGGTGGGCCGCTTCGAGAGTCCGAGTGAGGCCATCCCCGATGCCCTCGCCAGCCTGGACTGA
- a CDS encoding pyridoxine 5'-phosphate synthase, whose protein sequence is MASLGVNIDHIANVRQARRTVEPDPVTYALLAELGGADGITVHLREDRRHIQERDVELLRQTVRSRLNLEMAATAEMEAIALRLRPDMVTLVPEKREEVTTEGGLDVAAQTGPLTAMVTRLQQAGIGVSLFVDPAAAQLEACRAIGARWVELHTGAYAEADWQRQSDELARLTEGSFIARSLGLRVNAGHGLTYQNVEPVAAIEGMEELNIGHTIVARALAVGLEQAVREMKVLVQNPRRDPLFGSLQP, encoded by the coding sequence ATGGCCAGCCTCGGGGTCAACATCGATCACATCGCCAACGTGCGCCAGGCCCGGCGCACCGTGGAGCCCGACCCGGTGACCTACGCCCTGCTGGCGGAGCTGGGCGGCGCCGACGGCATCACCGTGCACCTGCGCGAGGACCGGCGTCACATCCAGGAGCGGGACGTGGAGCTGCTGCGGCAGACCGTGCGCAGCCGGCTCAACCTCGAGATGGCCGCCACCGCCGAGATGGAGGCGATCGCCCTGCGCCTGCGGCCCGACATGGTGACCCTGGTGCCGGAGAAGCGGGAGGAGGTGACCACCGAGGGGGGGCTGGACGTGGCGGCCCAGACCGGCCCCCTCACCGCGATGGTGACGCGCCTGCAGCAGGCGGGCATCGGCGTGAGCCTGTTCGTGGATCCGGCCGCCGCCCAGCTGGAGGCCTGCCGGGCCATCGGCGCCCGCTGGGTGGAGCTGCACACCGGGGCCTATGCCGAGGCCGACTGGCAGAGGCAGAGCGACGAACTCGCCCGGCTCACCGAGGGCAGCTTCATCGCCCGCAGCCTCGGTCTGCGGGTGAATGCCGGCCATGGCCTCACCTACCAGAACGTGGAGCCGGTGGCGGCGATCGAGGGCATGGAGGAGCTCAACATCGGCCACACGATCGTGGCCCGCGCCCTCGCCGTGGGCCTCGAGCAGGCGGTGCGGGAGATGAAGGTGCTGGTTCAGAATCCCCGCCGCGACCCCCTGTTCGGCAGCCTGCAGCCATGA
- a CDS encoding metallophosphoesterase: protein MSSPSAPTRHWVIGDVHGCAQALEQLVDDLPARDRLVLCGDVINRGPQIERSMELAWSLVCSGRAVWLQGNHEADLVAALRRGDWQAEQTLAGCDTYRQLGDRRCRIWMERLASLPLTYAGDGWVATHAGFDPTTWEPSLTVRMPFWEAYDGRFGDVIVAHTPGHAVRRQARGKIVLIDTGACYGGLLSAYCPETGSSHSVPGVKPWFMSAGLITGTRGTLQQVCRS from the coding sequence ATGTCGTCCCCCTCAGCCCCCACCCGCCACTGGGTCATCGGGGATGTTCATGGCTGTGCGCAGGCCCTCGAACAGCTGGTGGACGACCTGCCGGCCCGCGATCGCCTCGTCCTCTGCGGCGACGTGATCAACCGGGGGCCCCAGATCGAGCGCAGCATGGAGCTGGCCTGGTCTTTGGTGTGCAGCGGACGGGCGGTATGGCTTCAGGGCAACCACGAGGCCGATCTGGTGGCCGCCCTGCGCCGCGGCGACTGGCAGGCCGAGCAGACCCTGGCGGGGTGCGACACCTACCGGCAGCTCGGCGACCGCCGTTGCCGCATCTGGATGGAGCGGCTGGCCTCCCTCCCCCTCACCTACGCGGGTGACGGCTGGGTGGCCACCCACGCCGGCTTCGATCCCACCACCTGGGAGCCCTCCCTCACCGTGCGGATGCCCTTCTGGGAGGCCTACGACGGCCGCTTCGGCGACGTGATCGTGGCCCACACACCGGGCCACGCGGTGAGGCGGCAGGCCAGGGGAAAGATCGTGCTGATCGACACCGGCGCCTGCTACGGCGGCCTGCTCTCGGCCTACTGTCCCGAAACCGGCTCCAGCCACAGCGTGCCGGGGGTGAAGCCCTGGTTCATGTCGGCGGGTCTCATCACCGGAACCCGCGGGACCCTGCAGCAGGTCTGCCGGTCCTGA